In Anopheles gambiae chromosome 2, idAnoGambNW_F1_1, whole genome shotgun sequence, a single window of DNA contains:
- the LOC11175475 gene encoding uncharacterized protein LOC11175475 — protein sequence MSATPPVHVLQAIHAFVAKMGIREPRLTVSSGSRNGDSYSGDVYRIVIAPGSRDIEDFENNNNTNSSNRMHGERPATVGHGLPIRATTTTVDANGNEEKDDGNNGLLNAELMFAELPKPFSVIAKVAPTTSLRRSLYNSSAHFQREKYVFDVVLPMFERFQQARGLRTAKSFAHYPSVIVSECCEGFEYILQRDLMAHGYRNFPRTEPLAYEDVLLVLTHLAQFHAISFAMQQQAPDAYAQIVSELQETIFVPPLHSSFVDFLQRKVDYAIETLQRNPAAGDGAVAERLCRFRDEYGQAMVDCVQNRDDTVICHGDCWISNILYRPMPAQRNGTDDGHNNNNNNNNNNNGFNNHQHNHHHHHHSQNAKELKFLDWQVARCATPAIDLSYFIFCCTDSELRERLPELLRKYHSALVRRMDELGTVNGRELFPFERLQMHMKKYARFGFGMALMTLHSTCCVEKDLPNVSAALETTELVDIDELAKDMLYNPAYIKRMSGVCRDMVRFGYL from the exons ATGAGTGCCACACCGCCGGTCCATGTGCTGCAGGCGATACACGCGTTCGTCGCCAAGATGGGCATCCGGGAGCCGCGGCTGACCGTGTCGAGCGGTTCGCGCAACGGCGACAGCTACTCGGGCGACGTGTACCGGATCGTGATCGCGCCGGGCAGCCGGGACATTGAGGACTtcgagaacaacaacaacacgaacAGCAGCAATCGGATGCACGGCGAACGGCCGGCCACCGTCGGCCACGGGCTGCCCATCagagcaaccaccaccacggtcGATGCGAACGGCAACGAGGAGAAGGACGACGGCAACAACGGCCTGCTGAACGCAGA GCTGATGTTTGCCGAGCTGCCGAAGCCGTTCAGCGTGATCGCGAAGGTGGCCCCGACCACGAGCCTGCGCCGCTCGCTCTACAACAGCTCCGCGCACTTCCAGCGCGAAAAGTACGTGTTCGACGTGGTGCTGCCGATGTTCGAGCGCTTCCAGCAGGCGCGCGGGCTGCGCACCGCCAAAAGCTTCGCGCACTACCCGAGCGTGATCGTGTCGGAGTGCTGCGAGGGCTTCGAGTACATTCTGCAGCGCGACCTGATGGCGCACGGGTACCGCAACTTTCCGCGCACGGAGCCGCTCGCGTACGAGgacgtgctgctggtgctgaccCACCTCGCCCAGTTCCACGCGATCTCGTTCGcgatgcagcagcaggcacCGGACGCGTACGCCCAGATCGTGAGCGAGCTGCAGGAGACGATCTTTGTGCCGCCGCTGCACAGCTCGTTCGTCGACTTTCTGCAGCGCAAGGTGGACTACGCGATCGAGACGCTGCAGCGCAATCCGGCGGCGGGCGACGGGGCGGTCGCGGAGCGGCTGTGCCGGTTCCGGGACGAGTACGGGCAGGCGATGGTGGACTGCGTGCAGAACCGGGACGATACCGTCATCTGCCACGGGGACTGCTGGATCAGCAACATCCTGTACCGGCCGATG CCGGCCCAGCGTAACGGTACCGACGAtgggcacaacaacaacaacaacaacaacaacaacaacaatggctTCAACAACCATcagcacaaccaccaccaccaccaccacagccaGAATGCCAAAGAGCTCAAGTTTCTCGACTGGCAGGTGGCCCGGTGTGCCACGCCCGCCATCGACCTGTCCTACTTTATCTTCTGCTGCACGGACAGCGAGCTGCGCGAGCGGCTGCCCGAGCTGCTGCGCAAGTACCACAGCGCGCTGGTGCGCCGCATGGACGAGCTCGGCACGGTGAACGGGCGGGAGCTGTTCCCCTTCGAGCGGCTCCAAATGCACATGAAGAAGTACGCccggttcggtttcg GCATGGCACTGATGACGCTCCATTCGACGTGCTGCGTGGAGAAGGATCTGCCGAACGTGTCGGCCGCGCTCGAGACGACGGAGCTGGTCGACATCGACGAGCTCGCCAAGGACATGCTGTACAACCCGGCTTACATTAAGCGGATGTCGGGCGTTTGCCGCGACATGGTACGGTTCGGTTACCTGTAA